In the genome of Dendrosporobacter quercicolus, the window GGAGGTGGTTGCCGTCATTGCGGCAAGTATTTATGCCATGATGGGCACTGAGCAGGTTTTGGCGGTCAGGATTAACCGCTCAGGCAACCAATGGGCCGCGACCGGGCGGCAAAGGCTTATGGACAGCCGTCAGGTTATATAATA includes:
- a CDS encoding OadG family protein, whose product is MAFFDFLFGKPKPDKTKKETIAAAATVSSGSVNIEAPGISPEVVAVIAASIYAMMGTEQVLAVRINRSGNQWAATGRQRLMDSRQVI